Proteins encoded in a region of the Campylobacter geochelonis genome:
- the glyS gene encoding glycine--tRNA ligase subunit beta: MGLLIEIGVEELPAIPFLKEYKNIVPKWKNVLDKFGFDDEFRFEFTPRRLVLIHDNFASRQKDQVIEKIGAPKQVALKDGVWSKAALSFADKVGISVDELSFKEIDGKEVLYHKSVQKGERSQDVFKDMIDEFLRSLSFGKSMRWGANSFEFIRPIRSLACVFNGENIDMNLFGVSSKMGFYPHRNFGYELVEFKNEAEYFDKLAKNGVILDKNKREEKILAEFLQIEAKSGFKIEIDRELLDEVVAITEYPTALLGEFDKEFLEVPKEVIITSMRENQRYFPVFENGELSNHFVVVSNAITDDNELIIKGNQKVLRARLSDAMFFWQSDLKAEFSPNKLKNIVYMKELGSVYDKSVREREIVRKFANIYAHELKLEFDGDVESELDRAVMLSKADLTTSMVGEFGELQGVIGGYYAKERNEHPLVVRAISQQYLPTGENSELPEGIFASLVAMSAKLDTLMALFSIGKIPTGNKDPYALRRAANGLIKIVLEQDINFDLRAILQGLASGYAKFELSKLEEFILDRLNTIYDVNASIINACLKSGESDIKRLNSAILALDEISKEDDFRDKFSTFKRLANIIKDEKIGEVDESFFQLDAEKELNLAYKALNLDVKDYKEYLNQLFGLKYKIDKFFDDVMINVDDKSVKLNRIALIGAIYKAFLKVADIKEISL, translated from the coding sequence ATGGGACTTTTAATAGAAATAGGAGTTGAAGAACTCCCAGCAATACCGTTTTTAAAAGAGTATAAAAACATAGTGCCAAAGTGGAAAAATGTGTTAGATAAATTTGGCTTTGATGATGAATTTAGGTTTGAATTTACACCACGACGCCTAGTTTTAATCCACGATAACTTTGCAAGCAGACAAAAAGATCAAGTTATAGAAAAAATCGGAGCGCCAAAACAAGTAGCGCTTAAAGATGGCGTTTGGAGTAAAGCAGCTCTTAGTTTTGCAGATAAAGTTGGCATTAGTGTTGATGAGCTTAGTTTTAAAGAGATTGATGGTAAGGAAGTTTTATACCATAAAAGCGTGCAAAAAGGCGAGCGAAGTCAAGATGTTTTTAAGGATATGATAGATGAGTTTTTACGCTCGCTTAGCTTTGGAAAGTCGATGAGATGGGGTGCGAATAGCTTTGAATTTATACGTCCGATTCGCTCTTTGGCTTGTGTTTTTAATGGCGAAAATATCGATATGAATCTCTTTGGCGTTAGCTCAAAAATGGGATTTTATCCGCATAGAAACTTTGGATATGAGCTTGTAGAGTTTAAAAATGAGGCTGAGTATTTTGACAAACTTGCTAAAAATGGTGTGATTTTAGATAAAAACAAACGAGAAGAAAAAATTCTAGCTGAATTTTTGCAAATTGAAGCAAAAAGTGGATTTAAAATCGAAATCGATAGAGAGCTTCTTGATGAAGTTGTTGCTATCACAGAGTATCCAACAGCACTTTTAGGCGAGTTTGACAAAGAGTTTTTAGAAGTTCCAAAAGAGGTTATTATAACTTCGATGAGAGAAAACCAACGCTACTTCCCAGTCTTTGAAAATGGCGAGTTAAGCAACCATTTTGTAGTAGTTAGTAATGCGATAACTGATGATAATGAGCTGATTATAAAGGGTAATCAAAAGGTTTTAAGGGCGCGTTTAAGCGATGCGATGTTCTTTTGGCAAAGTGATTTAAAGGCTGAATTTAGCCCAAATAAACTAAAAAATATCGTATATATGAAAGAGCTTGGAAGCGTTTATGATAAAAGCGTTAGGGAGCGAGAAATTGTGCGAAAATTTGCAAACATTTACGCTCACGAGCTAAAACTTGAGTTTGATGGAGATGTTGAAAGTGAGCTAGATAGGGCGGTTATGCTTAGCAAAGCGGATTTGACTACTTCTATGGTTGGTGAGTTTGGTGAGCTTCAAGGGGTTATAGGCGGATACTACGCAAAAGAGCGAAACGAACATCCGCTAGTCGTAAGAGCCATATCGCAACAATACCTTCCAACAGGCGAAAACAGCGAACTTCCAGAGGGAATTTTTGCTTCACTTGTAGCTATGAGTGCGAAGCTTGATACGCTTATGGCACTTTTTTCTATCGGTAAAATTCCAACTGGAAACAAAGATCCATATGCGCTTCGCCGTGCAGCAAATGGGCTTATAAAGATAGTATTGGAACAAGATATAAATTTTGACTTAAGAGCTATTTTACAAGGTTTGGCTAGTGGATATGCTAAATTTGAACTTTCTAAGCTTGAAGAGTTTATACTTGATAGGTTAAATACGATTTATGATGTAAATGCTTCGATTATAAATGCGTGTTTAAAAAGTGGCGAGAGCGATATAAAACGCTTAAATAGCGCGATTTTAGCGCTTGATGAGATAAGCAAAGAAGATGATTTTAGAGATAAATTTAGTACATTCAAACGCCTTGCAAATATCATAAAAGATGAAAAAATCGGCGAAGTTGATGAGTCATTTTTCCAACTCGATGCTGAAAAAGAGTTAAATTTGGCTTACAAAGCGCTAAATTTAGATGTTAAAGACTACAAAGAGTATCTAAATCAGCTTTTTGGACTTAAATACAAGATAGATAAATTCTTTGATGATGTGATGATAAATGTCGATGACAAGAGTGTTAAGCTAAATAGAATCGCGCTGATAGGGGCGATTTATAAGGCATTTTTAAAAGTTGCTGATATAAAAGAGATAAGTTTATAA
- a CDS encoding SulP family inorganic anion transporter, protein MKSNITSNILGGITAGIVALPLALAFGIVSGLGAAAGLWGAIVLGFFAAIFGGTKMQVSGPTGPMSVVCASIVLMFKDDISVVMAIFVLSGIFQICFGIFRLGKFVKFIPYPVISGFMSGVGIIIILLQINPILGGLSAGNSIDALLKFPTTFLNFSPISFFIGLVALLMLYFLPKSLTRYLPAPLFTLIVLTPLCYVFGFDVAIIGTIPVGFPDFVVPNFDFSKLGIITIYALMLAVLGSIDSLLTSLVADSITKTKHNSNQELIGQGIGNAFVGFFGAIPGAGATMRTVVNIKSGGTNKLSGVTHSVFLLLVVLVFAPIVSFIPIPVLSAILIKVGIDILDYRMLKRLNTAPKADLIVMISVFFLTVFLDLIVAVLVGVVISCIFLIYSITKQSGIVLDNHAKQGVLGLDDTRVFSINGAFFFGSTAKIIEGIQATNSAKFIIIDCLKVPFIDLSAIYALEEIISEQKDSKIFIVMDETEAKKPQMSHIAKLTKIYNSTQEALEAASKLRKV, encoded by the coding sequence TTGAAAAGCAATATCACAAGTAATATTTTAGGCGGGATTACTGCTGGGATTGTAGCGCTGCCACTTGCACTTGCGTTTGGTATAGTAAGTGGACTTGGGGCTGCTGCTGGACTTTGGGGTGCGATTGTGCTTGGGTTTTTTGCTGCGATTTTTGGCGGAACAAAAATGCAAGTTTCTGGGCCAACTGGGCCTATGTCGGTAGTTTGCGCTTCTATCGTGCTGATGTTTAAAGATGATATTTCAGTTGTGATGGCGATTTTTGTTTTATCTGGAATTTTTCAAATTTGCTTTGGGATTTTTAGGCTTGGTAAATTTGTTAAATTTATCCCATATCCTGTGATATCTGGCTTTATGAGTGGTGTTGGCATTATCATCATTTTGCTTCAAATCAACCCTATTTTAGGAGGATTAAGCGCTGGAAACAGTATAGATGCGTTACTTAAATTTCCTACTACGTTTTTAAATTTTAGCCCCATTTCATTTTTTATCGGTTTAGTTGCACTTTTAATGTTATATTTTTTACCAAAGTCTTTAACTCGCTATCTTCCAGCGCCACTTTTTACGCTTATTGTCCTAACTCCTTTGTGCTATGTTTTTGGGTTTGATGTGGCGATAATTGGCACAATTCCTGTTGGATTTCCCGATTTTGTTGTGCCAAATTTTGATTTTTCAAAGCTTGGCATTATAACTATTTACGCGCTTATGCTTGCAGTTCTTGGCTCGATTGACTCGCTTTTAACATCGCTTGTTGCCGACTCTATCACCAAAACAAAGCATAACTCAAATCAAGAGCTTATCGGTCAAGGTATCGGAAATGCATTTGTCGGATTTTTTGGCGCGATTCCTGGAGCAGGAGCTACTATGAGAACAGTTGTAAATATCAAATCAGGCGGCACAAACAAGCTCTCTGGCGTGACACACTCAGTATTTTTGCTGCTTGTTGTGCTAGTTTTTGCACCCATTGTATCTTTTATACCTATACCAGTTTTATCAGCTATACTTATAAAAGTAGGCATTGATATACTTGATTATCGTATGCTTAAGCGTTTAAATACCGCTCCAAAAGCCGATTTGATTGTGATGATAAGTGTGTTTTTCTTAACTGTATTTTTAGACTTGATAGTTGCTGTGCTTGTTGGCGTGGTTATCTCATGCATTTTTTTGATATATAGTATAACAAAACAAAGCGGCATAGTTCTTGATAACCATGCCAAACAAGGTGTTTTAGGCCTAGATGATACAAGAGTGTTTAGTATAAATGGTGCGTTTTTCTTTGGTTCAACTGCTAAAATTATAGAAGGAATTCAAGCTACAAATAGTGCTAAATTTATCATTATCGACTGCTTAAAAGTCCCATTTATAGACCTATCGGCAATTTATGCGCTTGAAGAAATCATAAGTGAGCAAAAAGATAGCAAAATTTTTATAGTCATGGATGAGACCGAAGCTAAAAAACCGCAAATGAGCCATATAGCAAAATTAACTAAAATTTATAATTCAACGCAAGAAGCCTTAGAAGCTGCCAGTAAGCTTAGAAAAGTTTAG
- a CDS encoding ABC transporter permease, with translation MRLLALIKKELLTIKNDKRNLFLVFGAPLIQLLLFAFSINLDVKNINLAVFNQSGGEKSFEILRKFDGSNYIKSVKLVKSYDEGARLIDTQEVIALVVLPPNFGKTSQKIQLILDGRRSNSAQITQGYIASMLNSEPSLIEARNLYNPNLNNFWWILPNIFGSITLVTSVVLTAMSVARERELGTFDQILVSPLTPLEIMLGKLLPALLISIFISSIILFITFFIFKVPLVGSLWLLYLGVVIFLFSICGIGLFISSVANTQQQAILYSFVFLLPSFLLSGFATPVENMPSWLEPATDFVPLKYYIVFLRSVFLKDISFMQSLEYLAPMFALGVISFFVAMLFFKRRNG, from the coding sequence TTGAGACTGCTCGCTTTGATAAAAAAAGAGTTATTAACTATAAAAAACGATAAAAGAAATCTGTTTTTAGTCTTTGGAGCGCCTTTAATCCAGCTTTTACTCTTTGCTTTTTCTATAAATTTAGATGTTAAAAATATAAATTTAGCTGTTTTTAACCAAAGTGGCGGCGAAAAAAGCTTTGAAATTTTGCGTAAATTTGATGGCTCAAACTATATAAAAAGCGTAAAATTAGTAAAAAGCTACGACGAGGGCGCAAGGCTAATTGATACGCAAGAGGTTATCGCGCTTGTTGTTTTACCGCCAAATTTTGGCAAAACTAGCCAAAAAATTCAACTCATACTTGATGGAAGGCGCTCAAACTCAGCTCAAATCACACAAGGTTATATCGCTTCAATGCTAAATAGTGAGCCTTCGTTAATCGAAGCTAGGAATTTATACAACCCAAATTTAAACAACTTTTGGTGGATACTTCCAAATATATTTGGCTCAATCACGCTTGTAACTTCGGTCGTGCTAACTGCGATGAGCGTGGCTAGAGAGCGAGAGCTTGGAACGTTTGATCAAATTTTAGTCTCACCGCTAACTCCACTTGAAATCATGCTTGGCAAACTTTTACCAGCGCTTTTAATTAGCATTTTTATATCAAGCATTATACTTTTTATCACATTTTTTATCTTTAAAGTGCCATTAGTTGGCTCTTTGTGGCTACTTTATCTAGGCGTTGTGATATTTTTATTTAGCATTTGTGGGATTGGGCTTTTTATCTCTTCAGTTGCAAACACGCAACAACAAGCCATTCTTTACTCTTTTGTCTTTTTACTTCCATCTTTTTTGCTCTCTGGCTTTGCAACTCCAGTTGAAAATATGCCATCATGGCTCGAGCCAGCTACTGACTTTGTTCCACTTAAATACTACATAGTATTTTTACGAAGCGTGTTTTTAAAAGATATAAGCTTTATGCAAAGTTTGGAGTATCTAGCGCCGATGTTTGCACTTGGCGTAATCTCTTTTTTCGTAGCAATGCTCTTTTTTAAAAGAAGAAATGGTTAA
- a CDS encoding ABC transporter permease produces MIRRIKAIAVKETLQVFRDPSSIVIAFVLPLILLFLMGYAVSLDSKNIKFGIISYSNSKSTNELISSFIGSKFFDTKVGKDKNEFLKELQENRLKAVLVIDDFKTSHKIQLLLDGSEPNTASLVTNYASQIIQEWALNLTSKKSVDIQTRVWFNAPVSSRYFLLPGSIAVIMTLIGTLLTALVIAREWERGTMEALLATPVSMGEIIAGKLVPYIFLSIASMLLCFLVAFFWYEVPFRGSVAMLMLMSVIYLFPSLGVGLLVSTLAKNQFVASQASIIVGFLPAFLISGAIFEINNMPEFLQYFSYLIHARYFVSSLQTLFLTGDIYSIFLANITGMVLIGAFFFLVVFMRLKRSLD; encoded by the coding sequence ATGATTAGACGTATAAAAGCCATAGCAGTAAAAGAGACCTTGCAAGTTTTTAGAGATCCAAGCTCGATTGTTATCGCTTTTGTTTTGCCTTTGATTTTACTTTTTTTGATGGGCTATGCTGTGAGTTTAGACTCAAAAAATATCAAATTTGGTATCATCTCATACTCAAATTCAAAATCCACAAATGAGCTAATCTCAAGCTTTATAGGCTCTAAATTCTTTGACACAAAGGTTGGCAAAGATAAAAATGAGTTTTTAAAAGAGTTGCAAGAAAATCGTTTAAAAGCAGTTTTAGTTATAGATGATTTTAAAACCTCACACAAAATTCAGCTTTTACTCGATGGAAGCGAGCCAAATACGGCAAGTCTAGTTACAAACTACGCAAGCCAAATCATACAAGAGTGGGCGCTAAATTTAACCAGCAAAAAAAGCGTTGATATCCAAACAAGAGTCTGGTTTAACGCTCCAGTTTCTAGTAGATATTTCTTACTTCCTGGCTCAATCGCTGTTATAATGACTCTTATTGGCACGCTCTTAACAGCCCTTGTAATCGCTAGAGAGTGGGAGCGAGGCACGATGGAAGCGCTTTTAGCAACTCCAGTTAGCATGGGCGAGATTATAGCTGGAAAGCTAGTTCCATATATATTTTTATCAATCGCTTCAATGCTTTTGTGCTTTTTAGTTGCATTTTTTTGGTATGAAGTGCCATTTCGTGGCTCTGTGGCTATGCTGATGCTAATGAGCGTTATCTATCTTTTCCCATCTTTAGGTGTTGGGCTTTTGGTTTCAACTTTGGCTAAAAATCAGTTTGTCGCCTCTCAAGCCTCTATTATCGTTGGCTTTTTACCAGCATTTTTAATCTCTGGAGCGATTTTTGAGATAAATAATATGCCAGAATTTTTGCAGTATTTTTCATATCTAATCCACGCGAGGTATTTTGTAAGCTCGCTTCAAACTCTGTTTTTAACAGGAGATATATACTCGATATTTTTAGCAAACATCACTGGAATGGTGCTAATCGGCGCTTTTTTCTTTTTAGTTGTTTTTATGCGTTTAAAAAGGAGCTTGGATTGA
- a CDS encoding ATP-binding cassette domain-containing protein has product MIKALNLEKKFKNTTAINSISFEVKKGKITGLVGPDGAGKTTLIRLLAGLMSPTGGNLEVLGFKMPSSSQQFLSQIGYMPQNFGLYGELSCYENLRLYANLQDINDTKNRIDELLNFTNLMQFKDRFAKNLSGGMKQKLALTCALIKKPKLLLLDEPGVGVDPIARRELWSMAKELAKSGMTILWATSYQDEANSCDEVIMLNHGEILLHSTPELAKKRLENRVFVLKSDDKKSDLEKLMSDERILDAGIFGDDIKFSIRKDVKFSLLPNSKNIEPNFEDVFLDLINPKSKPTSSLAKNINIEISDAKAIQAINLTKKFGEFIATDNVNFSVKSGEIFGLLGPNGAGKSTTFKMLCGLLKPTSGQALVLNQDLYQGKSDIKRKIGYMAQKFSLYQNLNLLDNLEFFAGIYSLKGKEKKEKIASMIDDFDFSSYLRSQVSELSLGIKQRLALACSVLHSPSVLFLDEPTSGVDTLTRREFWVHINAMAKKGVCVMVTTHLMDEAEFCDKIMIIYKGKSIAVGSATKLKAQIAPNITMEQAFIELVKRHD; this is encoded by the coding sequence ATGATAAAAGCGCTAAATTTAGAAAAAAAGTTTAAAAATACAACTGCTATAAACTCTATTAGCTTTGAAGTTAAAAAAGGCAAGATTACTGGTCTTGTAGGTCCTGATGGCGCTGGTAAAACCACTCTTATAAGACTGCTTGCTGGACTTATGAGTCCAACTGGTGGAAACCTTGAAGTGCTTGGCTTTAAAATGCCATCTTCAAGCCAGCAGTTTTTATCGCAAATTGGCTATATGCCACAAAATTTTGGACTTTATGGCGAGCTTAGCTGCTATGAAAATTTGCGCCTTTATGCAAATTTACAAGATATAAATGACACAAAAAACCGCATAGATGAGCTTTTAAATTTCACAAATTTAATGCAGTTTAAAGATAGATTTGCAAAAAATTTGAGCGGTGGAATGAAGCAAAAACTAGCCTTAACTTGCGCTTTGATAAAAAAACCAAAGCTTTTGCTGCTTGATGAGCCTGGAGTTGGTGTTGATCCGATCGCAAGGCGCGAGCTTTGGAGTATGGCAAAAGAGCTTGCAAAAAGTGGTATGACGATACTTTGGGCTACAAGTTATCAAGATGAAGCAAACTCATGCGATGAGGTTATCATGCTAAATCATGGCGAGATTTTACTTCACTCCACGCCAGAGCTTGCCAAAAAAAGACTAGAAAACAGAGTTTTTGTGCTAAAAAGCGATGATAAAAAGAGTGATTTAGAAAAACTGATGAGTGATGAGAGAATTTTAGATGCTGGAATTTTTGGCGATGATATTAAATTTAGCATAAGAAAAGATGTTAAATTTAGCCTCTTGCCAAACTCGAAAAACATCGAACCAAATTTTGAAGATGTCTTTTTAGATCTTATAAATCCAAAGTCTAAGCCAACTTCAAGCTTAGCTAAAAATATAAACATAGAAATTTCAGATGCAAAAGCCATACAAGCTATAAATTTAACTAAGAAATTTGGCGAATTTATCGCAACCGATAATGTAAATTTTAGCGTAAAAAGTGGCGAAATTTTTGGACTTTTAGGACCAAATGGCGCTGGGAAATCAACCACTTTTAAAATGCTTTGTGGGCTTTTAAAGCCAACTAGCGGGCAAGCATTAGTTTTAAATCAAGACTTATATCAAGGAAAAAGTGATATAAAAAGAAAAATCGGCTACATGGCACAAAAGTTCTCCCTTTATCAAAACCTAAATTTACTTGATAATTTAGAGTTTTTTGCTGGAATTTACTCGCTAAAAGGCAAAGAAAAAAAGGAAAAAATAGCCTCTATGATAGATGATTTTGACTTTTCTAGCTACCTTCGCTCGCAAGTTAGTGAGCTATCTTTAGGCATAAAACAACGCCTTGCTTTGGCGTGTTCGGTTTTGCACAGTCCAAGTGTTTTGTTCTTAGATGAGCCAACAAGTGGCGTTGATACGCTAACTAGGCGCGAGTTTTGGGTGCATATTAATGCGATGGCTAAAAAAGGCGTTTGCGTTATGGTTACGACACATTTGATGGATGAGGCTGAGTTTTGTGATAAAATCATGATAATTTATAAAGGCAAATCCATAGCCGTTGGCTCAGCAACAAAGCTAAAAGCCCAAATCGCACCAAATATTACGATGGAGCAAGCTTTTATAGAGCTTGTAAAACGCCATGATTAG
- a CDS encoding efflux RND transporter periplasmic adaptor subunit: MKKIILIFIILFIAFLGYKFYSKEELLKDSELVLYGNIDMQTSNLAFRFLGRIDSLRKNEGDKVNKGEELASLDKEYLLNQLDELNSQIKLNEIKLAKLQKGYRSEEIEKAKANLAMASAKLDDAKSSYERQKQLIKAKATSQELYTKSKSNFNLATAEFNASKANYEMLKNGYEKADIDAQAQLVDSLKINAKKVEIDLENYTIKSPINGVILTKYKELGEVTNPGELVYEVAKTSDFWVRAYIDEPLLGRIKLGDKMEIYTDLRQKPYLGHISFIATVAEFTPKNVQTKELRSDLVYRFKVTFDESDALLKQGMPVHLKLK; this comes from the coding sequence ATGAAAAAGATTATCCTTATTTTCATCATTTTATTCATAGCTTTTCTTGGATATAAGTTTTATAGCAAAGAGGAGCTTTTAAAAGATAGTGAGCTTGTTTTATATGGCAACATAGATATGCAAACTTCAAATTTAGCCTTTAGATTTTTAGGACGTATCGACTCGCTTAGAAAAAACGAAGGCGATAAGGTAAATAAAGGCGAAGAACTTGCCTCACTAGATAAAGAGTATCTACTAAACCAACTAGATGAGCTAAACTCACAAATCAAGTTAAATGAGATAAAACTAGCAAAACTACAAAAAGGCTATAGAAGCGAAGAGATAGAAAAAGCAAAGGCAAATTTAGCCATGGCAAGCGCAAAACTTGATGATGCAAAAAGTAGTTATGAAAGACAAAAACAGCTTATAAAAGCAAAAGCAACTTCACAAGAGTTATACACAAAATCCAAATCAAATTTTAACCTAGCAACCGCTGAGTTTAACGCATCAAAAGCCAACTATGAAATGCTTAAAAATGGCTATGAAAAAGCAGATATCGATGCTCAAGCACAGCTTGTAGACTCACTAAAAATCAATGCCAAAAAAGTAGAAATCGACTTAGAAAACTACACGATAAAATCGCCCATAAATGGCGTTATATTAACTAAATACAAAGAGCTTGGCGAAGTGACAAACCCAGGCGAACTAGTTTATGAAGTGGCAAAAACTAGCGATTTTTGGGTTAGAGCTTATATAGATGAGCCACTTCTTGGGCGTATTAAGCTTGGCGATAAGATGGAAATTTATACAGACTTAAGGCAAAAACCATACCTTGGACATATCAGCTTTATAGCAACTGTGGCTGAGTTTACTCCTAAAAATGTCCAAACAAAAGAGCTTAGAAGCGATTTGGTTTATAGATTTAAAGTAACCTTTGATGAAAGCGATGCGCTACTAAAACAAGGGATGCCGGTGCATCTTAAACTAAAATGA
- a CDS encoding lipid-binding SYLF domain-containing protein: MKKLLATLCVSAFCIYANADVIQNQEVYAAANVVKSFGCDANQTLSEKYIKNAKAVAILTDVTRSSFLVSTQQGKGVFSMKDEHGNWSSPILIKYKGFGAGLQAGYESSDMILLFQTSKSFKELFDGEDTLELNAGVSLVEGARAGVATDLPEVSAWIVKPGKVSGVYLGVSVDFGRLTIDDQATNDYYERIYDYEDILNDSPKDSKYTRALKQTLATYLGSDRDYGTCPAIKASSK, from the coding sequence ATGAAAAAACTACTCGCGACTCTTTGTGTATCGGCATTTTGTATCTATGCAAACGCTGATGTGATACAAAACCAAGAAGTGTACGCTGCGGCAAATGTTGTAAAGTCTTTTGGTTGTGATGCAAACCAAACTCTGTCTGAGAAATATATCAAAAACGCTAAAGCTGTAGCGATTTTAACAGATGTTACAAGGAGTTCATTTCTAGTATCTACCCAACAAGGAAAAGGTGTGTTTTCTATGAAAGATGAGCATGGCAACTGGAGTTCGCCTATCTTGATAAAATATAAAGGCTTTGGCGCAGGCTTACAAGCTGGATATGAATCAAGCGATATGATACTTCTTTTTCAAACAAGCAAATCTTTCAAAGAGCTTTTTGATGGTGAAGATACTCTTGAGTTAAATGCTGGAGTTAGCTTAGTAGAAGGTGCAAGAGCTGGCGTTGCTACTGATTTACCTGAAGTTTCAGCGTGGATAGTAAAACCTGGCAAGGTTAGTGGAGTTTATCTAGGTGTTAGTGTTGATTTTGGAAGACTTACTATCGATGATCAAGCTACAAATGACTACTATGAGAGAATTTACGACTATGAAGATATCCTAAATGACTCTCCAAAAGATTCAAAATACACAAGAGCGTTAAAACAAACTCTAGCTACTTATCTAGGAAGCGATAGAGACTATGGCACTTGTCCAGCTATAAAAGCAAGCTCTAAATAA
- a CDS encoding M23 family metallopeptidase yields MKNLLILLILVSNLLSYEIVNGDVEILKVDKNSAGKLYIDKKELFWFTNPANKDEKVAFVSSNYRAKNDIVVKSIVDDKEQILTFKVIKGDYKQEKLTVEKSKVKPPKTVQERIKKELEEANKIYLSTTKTLLFNSKFTLPINSKITSDFGNARVFNNTLSSYHSGTDFRAAVGSTIKACNSGVVKLAKDRYYAGGSVVIDHGAGIYSQYYHLSKIGVKVGQTVKKGEVIGLSGASGRVNGPHLHFGIIVNGNSVNPTDFIEKINFALFDR; encoded by the coding sequence ATGAAAAACCTACTTATCTTGTTGATACTTGTCTCAAATTTGCTCTCATATGAGATTGTAAATGGCGATGTTGAGATACTAAAAGTGGATAAAAATAGCGCTGGAAAATTATATATAGATAAAAAAGAGCTTTTTTGGTTTACAAATCCGGCAAATAAAGATGAAAAAGTAGCGTTTGTCTCATCAAACTATAGAGCAAAAAATGATATAGTAGTAAAAAGCATAGTTGATGACAAGGAGCAAATTTTAACCTTTAAAGTTATAAAAGGTGATTATAAACAAGAAAAACTCACAGTCGAAAAAAGCAAGGTAAAACCGCCAAAAACCGTGCAAGAACGGATAAAAAAAGAGCTAGAAGAGGCAAACAAAATTTATCTATCCACAACCAAAACTCTGCTTTTTAACTCTAAATTTACTCTTCCAATCAACTCAAAAATCACATCAGATTTTGGCAATGCAAGGGTATTTAACAACACTTTAAGCAGCTATCACTCAGGAACAGACTTTAGAGCAGCTGTTGGCTCAACTATTAAGGCGTGTAACTCTGGCGTGGTAAAGTTAGCAAAAGATAGGTATTATGCTGGTGGTTCTGTTGTGATAGATCATGGAGCTGGGATTTATTCACAGTATTATCATCTTAGTAAAATCGGTGTTAAAGTAGGACAAACTGTGAAAAAAGGCGAAGTTATCGGACTTAGTGGCGCAAGTGGAAGAGTAAATGGACCTCATCTTCACTTTGGAATAATAGTAAATGGCAACAGCGTAAACCCAACCGACTTTATAGAAAAGATAAATTTTGCACTTTTTGATAGATAA
- a CDS encoding DUF1104 domain-containing protein → MKVSVLVASLLLAGSVFGSSLSDKVLDVKNGDAQSYANAAFEIRKEASMMDKEIKKACESFHNVMRTQMSSLSKDEAVKFKDEFHKALANKIASLKGDEKLNFDFGVCKKYMMGGMKHHAMPKQGMCGNMSKNSMHKHHMGKNMDKNCQMVNAKTGKCVNQGKMGAKDKNAQTCGCGMDGAMNGGMKNNMKNNMSGNMQGKNMDRNCPMMDK, encoded by the coding sequence ATGAAAGTTTCTGTTTTAGTGGCAAGTTTGCTTCTTGCTGGCTCGGTTTTTGGTTCTAGTTTAAGCGATAAGGTTTTAGATGTTAAAAATGGCGATGCGCAAAGTTATGCAAACGCAGCTTTTGAGATACGAAAAGAGGCAAGCATGATGGATAAAGAGATAAAAAAGGCGTGCGAGAGTTTTCATAACGTGATGAGAACGCAAATGTCTAGTCTTAGCAAAGATGAAGCGGTTAAATTTAAAGATGAATTTCATAAAGCTTTAGCTAATAAAATCGCTAGTTTAAAAGGCGATGAGAAGTTAAACTTTGACTTTGGAGTTTGTAAAAAGTATATGATGGGTGGTATGAAACATCACGCTATGCCAAAACAAGGAATGTGCGGCAATATGAGTAAAAATAGCATGCATAAACATCATATGGGTAAAAATATGGATAAAAACTGCCAGATGGTAAATGCAAAAACAGGCAAATGTGTAAATCAAGGCAAAATGGGAGCAAAAGATAAAAATGCACAAACATGTGGTTGTGGCATGGATGGTGCTATGAATGGCGGTATGAAAAATAACATGAAAAATAACATGAGTGGCAACATGCAAGGCAAAAATATGGATAGAAATTGCCCAATGATGGATAAATAA